The Pseudomonas nunensis genome includes the window TAGGCCCCATCCATCGTGGCCAGTTTTCAGACCTCGGCCGAGCCGCCCACTCATACGGCAGCACCGAGACCATCAGTCTTAGGAGATATCCATGAAACGTACCGCACTCGCTGGTCTGTTCATGTCTGCTGTTATGTTGGCCTCACCCGTATTTGCTGCGGACAACAACCTGTGTACGAGCAAGCTGCAAGAACTCGAAGCCAAAGTGAATTCGCTGCCAGCGACCTCCCCCAACGCACCGGAGATCAAACGACTGCTGGCCAGCGCCAAAGCTTCACAGGCTTCCAAAGACGACAAGAAATGCGCCACTGAGGCCAGCCAGGCATTGTCGATGGCAAACTGAGCAGCGAACCCTGATCACTCGCGGCTAACCTTCGGGTTGGCCTTCTGACGCGTGTTGGCGTACACTGCACACGTCTGTTGCTCACTTGATTCACCGAGCAACGGACACGGGGCCGTTTAGGATTCGACGCCGGTCGCGAAACTTTAGGTGCATGCCGAGTTGGTAACAGAACTCGTAAATCCACTGTTGCAACTTCTTATAGTTGCCAATGACGAAACCTACGGCCAGGAATTCTCTCTCGCTGCGTAAGCAGCTTTAGACCTGAGCTTCTGGTACCTTCGGGTCCAGCAATCACCAGGGGATGTCTGTAAACCCAAAGTGATTGTCATATAGAACAGAATCGCCGTGCAGTACGTTGTGGACGAAGCGGCTAAAACTTACACAACTCGCCCAAAGCACCCTGCCCTTCGGGTCGCTGAGGGTTAACTTAATAGATACGGCTACGCATGTAGTACCGACAGCGGAGTACTGGCGGACGGGGGTTCAAATCCCCCCGGCTCCACCACTTCATCATCTAAAGACGTCCACGGACGTCTTTTTTTGTGCCTGAAATTCAGTAAACACAGGAATTTCAGGGCTATTCGCGTAAGCCAAAGAGATCCCGCCCTCGTTCACACGGCATGTTTTTCCCAGCATGAAATCAACGCCATTATCGGAAGCGGACGAACGGGTGTAGATCAACCCGTCGCGTCCTGTTCACGCGCAGTAGATACCTGCTAATAGACGATTTCGCTGCGAATGGCCTGGGTGACGATGCACGACAGTCGTTCAGTCAGCAAATCCGGGCTGGCCTCTCGTCGATGCAATGTCAGAGGGATGCTGGGTAAAGGTGGCAACCCTCGTTCCTCGGCGGCCAGAAGTGCTGTTCCTGATTGCATCCCCAAGGATGTTCTGATGGTGTAGCCCAACCCTGCCTCCGTGGCCGCCGACAGGCCATTGAGGCTGGAGCTGGTGAACGACAGCCGCCATGGAATGCCCTCGCGGCTCAGGGCCTCGGTCGCCATCGAATGAAAGGGGCATGGAGCATCGAAGGCAATGATCGGCAACGGCTCGCCCGAGTCGATATTCCAGTCAAAGTACTCGTGGGCAGAGCCGATCCATTGCATTTGTAAATCTGCGACGCGCTCTTGGTACCCACCTTTGTGCCCATCGCCCCACACTACCGCCAGATCGAGCGACCCACTGTCGATGCGACTCAACAAGTCGGCATTACGCGCGATCCGCGCTTCGACACGAACATCAGGATGGGCTCTAGCGAATCGGCCCAATACCGTTGGCAAGAAACTACTCAGATCTTCCTGAAGCCCGAGGCGTACCCAGCCCTTGAGTTTGAGCTCGGACACGGCAGTGACGGTCTCATCGTTGAGGCTCAAAAGACGTCGCGAATAGTTGAGCAGCACCTCCCCGGTATCAGTCAGGGCAAGCCGCCGACCGGCCTTCGTGAACAGCGGTGATCCCGCCTGGGCTTCGAGTTTTTTCAGCTGAGCGCTGATGGCTGAAGTCGAACGGGCAAGCTTCTGCGCGGCCTTGGCGAAGCTACCCAATTCAACGCCTGTGACGAAGCTGCGCATGACATCCAAATCAAAATTCACTGGCCTCATAACAATCCTGTTTTTTGGGACTAACACGCAAAATAATTTGATATTCAGCACGATGGACCCATGAGAGCCTTTTGCCAACAAATATTGAGCTTTTTTATGGGGGGCCTATGCCTGTCGATAATAGTCACCGGTGGAAGGTGCTGGGAGTTGGTGTTGCGGCCAACGCCAGTTTTTCCAGCGTCGTTGGGGGGCTGCCGGCAACAGCCATTTACATGCGTGCCACCTATCAGCTCGACAATACCGAGTTGGGGTTGGTGCTGGGAGTCTTGGGACTTGGCATTGCCATTAGCGAAATTCCCTGGGGTCTGCTGACTGACCGCTGGGGGGATCGGCCGGTATTGCTCACCGGGCTTCTGAGTTCCGGGATAGCCCTGTTGGTACTGGCGATGCTGGCGCTGTATGCGCCTACCTTGGTATTGCTGGCCGTAGGGTTATTTATCGTGGGACTGCTGGGAAGTAGCGTCAATGGCGCCAGTGGCCGGGCGATCATGGCATGGTTCAAGGAGGGCGAACGGGGACTGGCCATGAGCATCCGGCAAACAGCGGTCCCGGGCGGCTATGCCTTGGGGGCGGTGATACTGCCCTATCTTGCCCACCGATACGGCTTTGTCGAAGTGTTTGTTGCCAGCGCACTGTTCTGCCTGGTGGCGGGCCTGTTTGCCTGGCTTTGGCTCTACGAGCCGGACTTCTCCGGTGCGGCAGCTAAAAAGCAGAACGCGGCATCCAGCAACAGCCCGCTGAAAGACTCTCGGGTCTGGCGAATCGTATTAGCCATAGGGCTGCTCTGCGCCCCGCAGTTTGCGATTCTCACCTACGCAGCCGTGTTCTTTCACGACTTCAGCAACCTCAATATCACCCTCGTATCCGCGACCCTGGCGGTCATACAAGTTGGCGCTATCGTCAGCAGGATCTGGAGCGGACGCTGGACCGATAAAAACAAAAACCGTCGCAGCTACCTCAAAGCCTGTGCCTGGTTAAGCACCGTGACGTTCCTTCTGCTCGGCATCACGGTATCGGCAACCAGCTTTTACGGCATGGGCGAGTCGCCGCTGGCCAGCGCCATCATCATCGGTGTAATGGTCGTCGCCGGAATCAGCGTATCGGCGTGGCACGGAGTGGCCTACACCGAACTGGCCACACTGGCGGGCGCCAGTCGAGCCGGCACCGCCTTGGCAATGGGTAATACCTGCGTCTTTGTCGTGCTGTTCGCCACCCCTATCGCAGCGTCGGCCCTTATGACGCACTTTTCCTGGGGCATGGTATGGCTGGCTGCAGCCTTCTGCGCACTGTTGACAGTGCCGCTATTTCCCCGCGTGGAAAAAACCTACGCGCTGGAATTGGGTTCAGCTTGAATTCACCCGCGTCAACGCTTCACAACTTCATGGCAATCGAAGCAACACTCGTCGCAACAAAATGAATAAAGGCTGATTGGATCAGCCTTTATTTATCTGGACTTATACTCATTCCATTGGAGGAAACCATGATCCCTCGATTCATCTTTACGCCTGATGAAAAGGCACAGCTGCTCAGCCTTCTAGAACAATCTCGCCTCTCTCCCTATAAAAACTACCCGGAGTTTTCCCAGGAAATAAGAAACTTGCATCACTTGGTTCCCCCGCGCTTCGTCAAGGAGTGCCAAGACATCAGTCATGAACGAGCCAGCCATCAACAAAAGATCCACGTCATTCGCAACTGCCCTCTGGACCCGGTAATTCCCGAGTTGGACCCTGAGGATCCGGTGACTGATAAACACCTTAAAAAAAACCGATTCATCAGCGAAGCATTCCTTGAATTATTCGCCCAACTAACCGTCACCCCGTTGCTGTCTTACGAAACAAGAAACAAAGGGGATTTTTTCACCGATGTGATTGCCATCAAAAAATACAGCGGTCAACTGACCGGTTTCAGCGACAGTGAGCTGGTTTTCCATAATGACCGTACGGCACATAAAGTCAGGGCAGACTACATCACGCTGCTGGGCATGCGCTGCCCGGATGACGACTTGATTTATACGGGCTACATCGACGGCGCCGATATCATAAAAAACCTCGAGCCCGCGCACATCGAGTACTTGCGTCAACCTCACTTCTTCACCGTTTTCGATGTGTTCTCCCGCGACATGAACAAACAACTCAGCACCTCGGGGAAACATCCGATCCTGAGCAATGCCCATTCCATTCGCTATCTGGACACCATGACCTGTGTCGCGCCAGAGGCGCCGCTTGAAGCACGAGATGCATTCATTGCCTTTAAAAATGCAATGACCCGTTCACAGTGCAAGCGCCACCGAATCCTCACAGGGGATTTGCTGACATTCGCTAATCAGGACGGCCTGCATAACCGCGAAAAGATTGACGTACTAAATCCTGAAAGTGCCTCCTCCCGCTGGCTGTTGAAAACCTACGCTTTTAAAGACACCGATACGGCTGAGAGTTTCAGACCCTTCTGGTCCGAGAACCGAGCAGGTTGTGTCATCGACTGAACGCAACATAAACGCAACTTCCCACTTACAGTGTGACTATATAAAACTTTATATCAGGGTGATTTAAATGCGTTTACGCGCAATCTCCAAACGGGTTCAACACCTGGAGCTTTCGGAAACTTATGCGATTTTAGACAGAGTGCGTAAATTGCGGGAACAGGGTGAAGATGTCGTCGATCTCGGCGGCGGTGAACCTGACTTCAGGACACCTGATAATATAGTCCATGCTGCTGTAGATGCACTTAGCAACGGCGAAACCCATTACACCGCCAGTCGTGGAACCAAGGCGCTGCTTGATGCAGTCGCGCAAAAATACAAAACCGAACACGGTCTTGAGCTCGACGCCGACAAAAACATCATCATCACGCCCTCGGCCAAACACGCGCTGTTCATCGCGCTGATGACATTGCTGGATGACGGTGATGAACTCATTGTCCCGACCCCCAGTTGGGTGAGTTACAAGGCAATGGCAGCAATGGCCGGTGCAACCGTCAAGGCCGTGCCGTTGGACGGTACAACAGGCTTCATGCTTGATCCTCAGGCGCTGGAACGGGCGATCACGCCTCGTACCAAGGCGATTCTGATCAACAACCCCAACAAC containing:
- a CDS encoding taurine catabolism dioxygenase TauD, coding for MIPRFIFTPDEKAQLLSLLEQSRLSPYKNYPEFSQEIRNLHHLVPPRFVKECQDISHERASHQQKIHVIRNCPLDPVIPELDPEDPVTDKHLKKNRFISEAFLELFAQLTVTPLLSYETRNKGDFFTDVIAIKKYSGQLTGFSDSELVFHNDRTAHKVRADYITLLGMRCPDDDLIYTGYIDGADIIKNLEPAHIEYLRQPHFFTVFDVFSRDMNKQLSTSGKHPILSNAHSIRYLDTMTCVAPEAPLEARDAFIAFKNAMTRSQCKRHRILTGDLLTFANQDGLHNREKIDVLNPESASSRWLLKTYAFKDTDTAESFRPFWSENRAGCVID
- a CDS encoding LysR substrate-binding domain-containing protein — encoded protein: MLNIKLFCVLVPKNRIVMRPVNFDLDVMRSFVTGVELGSFAKAAQKLARSTSAISAQLKKLEAQAGSPLFTKAGRRLALTDTGEVLLNYSRRLLSLNDETVTAVSELKLKGWVRLGLQEDLSSFLPTVLGRFARAHPDVRVEARIARNADLLSRIDSGSLDLAVVWGDGHKGGYQERVADLQMQWIGSAHEYFDWNIDSGEPLPIIAFDAPCPFHSMATEALSREGIPWRLSFTSSSLNGLSAATEAGLGYTIRTSLGMQSGTALLAAEERGLPPLPSIPLTLHRREASPDLLTERLSCIVTQAIRSEIVY
- a CDS encoding MFS transporter, producing MPVDNSHRWKVLGVGVAANASFSSVVGGLPATAIYMRATYQLDNTELGLVLGVLGLGIAISEIPWGLLTDRWGDRPVLLTGLLSSGIALLVLAMLALYAPTLVLLAVGLFIVGLLGSSVNGASGRAIMAWFKEGERGLAMSIRQTAVPGGYALGAVILPYLAHRYGFVEVFVASALFCLVAGLFAWLWLYEPDFSGAAAKKQNAASSNSPLKDSRVWRIVLAIGLLCAPQFAILTYAAVFFHDFSNLNITLVSATLAVIQVGAIVSRIWSGRWTDKNKNRRSYLKACAWLSTVTFLLLGITVSATSFYGMGESPLASAIIIGVMVVAGISVSAWHGVAYTELATLAGASRAGTALAMGNTCVFVVLFATPIAASALMTHFSWGMVWLAAAFCALLTVPLFPRVEKTYALELGSA